Proteins co-encoded in one Diprion similis isolate iyDipSimi1 chromosome 13, iyDipSimi1.1, whole genome shotgun sequence genomic window:
- the LOC124413900 gene encoding esterase E4-like, whose product MFLCKIGSRSCWYKVAACLLVAILIIACLTIFDVIPIKNGDTSAAENMTRPETTTPQGRLRGINMVTNLGRIFSGFIGIPYAEPPVGDLRFKQAVPAGPWNGTLDADHMPNHCYHEVPEILGDEDCLYLNVYTPQIPKSRRSKLLPVMVFIFGGQYRFGTSTPDRWSPEFLLNKDVVLVAPNYRFGILGLLSTGDEVSPGNNLIKDIAEALRWIQKYIKYFGGDPSQVTVFGGSSGAVCTHILSASPLTKGLFHQYMTHSGVGTSSFNPEPSSVAASRTIKLGEHLGCPTESSIVLVDCLRTFNGSYIYHTEELFIDANSSSRIVWYPVIEPDVEGALITDTPANIMTNGKKNDLPWVALVTRDEGIVETARYYDRPDLFQEFLDNVDARLIDFLKYDTWSADVDAQTAALKSRYLNDLTADRTLLIRNLTDLMTDGEFIYPIYNEVKQYVNNPAYKSPAYFCTFDYRGTLSYSYSFSDNNTENWGAAHGDELLYLLPGPKEMFGPPGSEYSETDMKVADAMVELWSSFATTGIPTTAALSGYEIWEPFSLDEKYLQVGNDSDPGLQVKAGFHKERMEFWKKFYDARK is encoded by the exons ATGTTTCTCTGTAAGATCGGTTCGCGTTCGTGTTGGTACAAAGTAGCCGCGTGTCTTTTGGTGGCTATTTTGATAATCGCTTGTCTGACGATCTTTGATGTTATACCAATAAAAAATGGAGACACTTCCGCTGCGGAAAATATGACGCGTCCGGAAACGACGACACCGCAAGGAAGACTTAGAGGTATAAATATGGTCACAAACCTTGGCAGAATATTCTCGGGCTTCATTGGAATCCCGTATGCCGAACCACCGGTTGGAGATCTCAG GTTCAAACAAGCTGTACCAGCGGGTCCTTGGAATGGGACTTTGGATGCTGACCACATGCCTAACCATTGTTATCACGAAGTGCCCGAGATCTTGGGCGATGAGGATTGCCTCTATCTTAACGTTTACACGCCACAG ATCCCTAAGAGCAGGAGGTCTAAGTTACTGCCAGTGATGGTCTTCATCTTCGGTGGACAATATAGATTTGGAACGAGCACACCTGACCGATGGAGTCCGGAATTTCTTCTTAACAAAGACGTAGTTCTCGTAGCACCGAACTATCGTTTCGGAATACTAGGACTTTTGAGTACCGGCGACGAAGTATCGCCTGGAAACAATTTAATAAAAGATATAGCTGAAGCTCTGAGATGGATCCAAAAATATATCAAGTATTTCGGTGGTGATCCAAGTCAAGTGACTGTCTTCGGTGGAAGTTCAGGCGCCGTATGCACTCATATTTTGAGTGCATCTCCTTTAACAAAAG gactCTTCCACCAATACATGACACACAGTGGAGTGGGGACCTCGTCTTTTAATCCTGAACCGTCTTCAGTGGCCGCCAGTCGAACCATTAAGTTGGGTGAACACCTTGGATGTCCGACCGAGTCGTCAATCGTTCTTGTTGATTGCCTGAGGACTTTCAATGGTTCATACATATACCATACAGAAGAGTTGTTCATAGATGCAAACTCGTCCAGCCGTATTGTTTGGTATCCTGTTATCGAACCTGACGTAGAAGGTGCATTGATTACGGATACACCAGCGAATATTATGACcaatggaaaaaagaatgatttgCCGTGGGTGGCGCTCGTGACTAGGGACGAAGGAATTGTTGAAACTGCAA GATACTACGATAGGCCAGACTTGTTCCAGGAGTTTTTAGACAACGTTGACGCTCGCTTAATCGACTTTTTAAAATATGACACTTGGTCAGCTGATGTCGATGCCCAAACTGCTGCTCTGAAGTCTCGTTACTTGAACGATCTAACTGCTGATCGAACTTTG CTGATACGCAATTTGACTGACCTCATGACTGATGGCGAATTCATTTATCCTATTTACAACGAGGTTAAACAATACGTAAACAATCCTGCTTACAAGAGTCCCGCATACTTCTGCACTTTCGACTACCGGGGCACTTTAAGCTACAGCTATTCGTTTAGTGACAATAACACGGAGAATTGGGGAGCGGCACACGGTGACGAGCTGCTTTACCTCCTTCCAGGACCAAAAGAAATGTTTGGACCACCGGGGTCTGAATATAGTGAGACTGACATGAAAGTCGCCGACGCGATGGTAGAGCTGTGGTCATCGTTTGCTACCACTGG gatTCCGACTACAGCAGCTCTCAGTGGCTACGAAATTTGGGAACCATTCTCattggatgaaaaatatcttcaGGTCGGTAATGATAGCGATCCTGGACTCCAGGTTAAAGCTGGTTTCCACAAAGAGCGAATGGAGTTCTGGAAAAAGTTCTACGATGCTAGAAAGTAG